In Musa acuminata AAA Group cultivar baxijiao chromosome BXJ2-10, Cavendish_Baxijiao_AAA, whole genome shotgun sequence, a genomic segment contains:
- the LOC135583927 gene encoding transcription factor bHLH78-like has product MEKEGFWGLQWQSTGAKLPPELNSGPAASDQLPQCFLHLNWKQPMAHDADFESALSSLVSSPCSNPPASADGSGIGELIGRLGGICNSNDISPSYRYRSADASCYGTPLNSPPKLNLSVMDHRQQGRGGPPMPVNRVPGPHLGPLSAEPGFENGAARLSCFAGRSSGSFAGQFGFLEPGNLSEASRSESPKAGFGSCVGVGQSRSERPAHLETEMRSTIGGSSTAAESELGNGPEESSLSHRMTAEASSLRGIADNNSGKWKTAAKRKGREAHLSSFATNPPANMTEEENSDAKRCKSADRNGGAKNAAVKPKTEQNGDPGHREGKDNDHKPPEPPKDYIHVRARRGQATDAHSLAERVRREKISKRMKFLQDLVPGCNKVTGKAVMLDEIINYVQSLQRQVEFLSMKLTTLNPQMDVSMENFLPKDMYQSRGLMPQPVYPAEIGTVLSYAHQPQTIALQSVMTSGLEAQFSLNSLQSSLRQSQSMQHATTDAYTDAPSQLGGLWEDDLQSVAQTGFGQNHGQTHTSHMKIEL; this is encoded by the exons ATGGAAAAGGAGGGATTTTGGGGCCTACAATGGCAATCCACCGGTGCCAAACTACCGCCGGAGTTGAATTCTGGGCCCGCCGCCAGCGACCAGTTGCCGCAGTGCTTCCTCCACCTCAATTGGAAGCAGCCGATGGCCCACGACGCCGACTTCGAGTCGGCGCTCAGCTCGCTCGTCTCCTCGCCGTGCTCCAACCCGCCGGCCTCCGCCGACGGCAGCGGTATCGGAGAGCTCATAGGTCGGTTGGGAGGCATCTGCAACTCCAACGACATCTCGCCGAGTTATCGATACCGTAGTGCTGACGCTTCTTGTTACGGCACTCCGCTGAATTCCCCACCAAAACTCAATCTTTCCGTGATGGATCACCGGCAGCAGGGAAGAGGAGGGCCACCGATGCCGGTGAATCGAGTGCCCGGACCCCATCTCGGTCCACTTTCGGCCGAACCGGGGTTCGAGAACGGCGCCGCAAGGCTTTCTTGCTTTGCAGGAAGGAGCTCCGGGAGTTTCGCAGGCCAATTCGGGTTCCTGGAGCCCGGAAATCTTTCGGAGGCCTCGCGCAGCGAATCTCCCAAGGCAGGTTTTGGGTCTTGCGTGGGAGTTGGACAGAGCAGGAGCGAACGCCCTGCCCATCTGGAGACGGAGATGAGGTCGACAATTGGTGGATCTTCGACAGCGGCGGAGTCCGAGCTCGGAAATGGCCCGGAGGAGTCGTCGTTGTCCCATCGGATGACGGCGGAGGCATCATCCCTGAGAGGTATCGCTGACAACAATTCAGGGAAATGGAAGACAGCGGCAAAGCGGAAAGGAAGGGAGGCACATTTATCTTCTTTTGCCACTAATCCCCCTGCTAAT ATGACAGAGGAGGAGAACTCCGATGCAAAGAGATGCAAATCGGCTGACAGAAATGGAGGTGCAAAGAATGCGGCGGTGAAGCCGAAGACGGAGCAGAATGGAGATCCTGGCCACCGCGAGGGCAAGGATAATGATCACAAGCCCCCTGAGCCACCGAAGGATTACATCCATGTGAGGGCGAGAAGAGGACAAGCCACTGATGCTCACAGCCTCGCCGAGAGG GTTAGAAGAGAGAAGATCAGTAAGAGGATGAAGTTTCTGCAAGATCTTGTGCCAGGTTGCAACAAG GTGACCGGCAAGGCTGTGATGCTTGATGAGATCATAAACTATGTGCAGTCACTGCAGCGGCAAGTCGAG TTCCTATCCATGAAGTTAACCACCCTGAATCCCCAGATGGATGTTAGCATGGAAAATTTCCTGCCAAAAGAT ATGTATCAATCTCGTGGACTGATGCCACAGCCAGTTTATCCGGCAGAGATAGGCACAGTGTTGTCGTATGCTCACCAGCCTCAGACTATCGCTCTCCAGAGCGTCATGACATCCGGTCTCGAAGCGCAATTCTCCTTGAATTCATTACAATCCTCCTTACGACAGTCTCAGAGTATGCAACATGCCACCACGGACGCATACACAGATGCTCCCTCTCAG CTTGGGGGTCTTTGGGAGGATGACCTGCAGAGTGTTGCTCAGACTGGCTTTGGGCAGAACCATG GCCAAACGCACACTAGTCACATGAAAATTGAACTCTGA
- the LOC135625927 gene encoding chaperone protein dnaJ 20, chloroplastic-like has protein sequence MLVAHAREREREMTAGLVVYRNRTYLSPTTTRVGGGGGRVRFGRVQLQWSGGGWPSLRLSTFRARAAVEEGFVRENAGSFYDLLGVPASGSTSAIKKAYKQLARKYHPDVSPPERAAEYTRRFIEVHEAYETLSDPGRRAIYDRDLTRSLPLAFSASRCRFDEEPEERSGWRNHWQDQLTELKRRSMNGSSKDNLSWGAQMRRRRAESSREEVA, from the exons ATGTTGGTAGCtcacgcgagagagagagagagagagatgaccgcTGGGCTAGTAGTCTACCGAAACCGGACCTACCTATCTCCCACCACCACGAGAGTAGGTGGCGGTGGCGGTCGTGTTCGATTTGGCCGCGTTCAACTTCAGTGGAGTggtggtggttggccttctctcCGCTTGTCCACTTTCCGGGCCCGTGCGGCCGTCGAGGAGGGCTTCGTCCGGGAGAACGCTGGGAGCTTCTACGATCTGCTGGGGGTTCCGGCGAGCGGGAGCACCAGCGCGATCAAGAAGGCGTACAAGCAGCTGGCGAGGAAGTACCACCCGGACGTCTCCCCGCCGGAACGGGCGGCGGAGTACACTCGGCGCTTCATCGAGGTCCATGAGGCCTACGAGACGTTGTCCGACCCGGGCCGCCGCGCGATCTACGACCGCGACCTGACCAGGAGTCTGCCTCTGGCCTTCTCAGCCAGTCGCTGCCGGTTCGACGAG GAACCGGAAGAGAGATCAGGTTGGAGAAACCATTGGCAGGATCAGCTTACAGAGTTGAAAAGGCGAAGCATGAATGGCAGTTCCAAAGACAACTTATCTTGGGGAGCTCAAATGCGCAGACGAAGGGCTGAGTCATCTAGAGAAGAGGTTGCATAA